DNA sequence from the Veillonellaceae bacterium genome:
TTAGAAATGATAGCCGGCGTAGCAACTAAAAATAATGTTGATATTAGTGTTGAACTAGGGTTGCAGACAGTAAATTATCATACCTTGCAAAAAATTCAACGTGGTCATGGGCTAGGAGAGTTTATTGACGCCGTTTTACGCCTGAAAAAATACAATATTGAAATTTGCACTCACCTAATCTTGAACTTACCATGGGATAATATGACTGATGTTGTGGAAAATGCAAAAGTACTATCAGCGTTAAGTGTAAACCAGGTAAAGCTCCATGCTCTCTATATTGTTAAAGGTACGATGATGGCGGATTGGTATAAGCAAGAGCTTTTCCGAATTATTAGCAAAGAAGAATACATTGAGAGGGTGGTAGAATTTTTAGAACACCTTCATCCCGATATAGTTGTTCAGCGTCTAATTGGTCGCGCACCTGAAAAAAATACTTTGTTTACCAATTGGCAGACGGGGTGGTGGAAAATTAGGGATGCTATTGAGCATTTGCTTGAAGAGAAAGATACTTATCAAGGTAAAAAGTGTAATTATCTTAATGGTAATGCAGTTCAAAAATTTTTGTAAAGTCTGAAAAAAACTCGCGGCTTATCCGCGAGTTTTTGCTATAATTATACTAATGGTTATTACTATAAATACATATATATGGGGGCGGAGAAATGGAAGTCAGAAAAATATTCAAAGCTGGGAACAGTTGTGTCGTTTCTCTACCGGCAAATATGCTAAAAACGCTAGGGCTAAAAGACGGCTCACACTTGACAATAGAGGTTAACCGTGAGCAACGAGCAATAATTCTAAAGCCGGTTATCGTTAAGAATAGCGGGATGTCAATCGAATTTGTCCGTTTAGTTGATAAGTTAATGGTTGAATATGAATATGCTCTTAGGAGGCTAGCAGAATGATACGCTATCTTAATCTCGAAGAAGTAATTTATATTTACTCGGAGATAATTGAAAGGACAGGTGGGCAGGCTGGGATTGCAGAAGAGAAGGTGTTGGAGAATGTCTTAGAAAAACCGATGGTTCAGTTTGAAGGCGAAGAAATATATCCCGATATTTTTACAAAGACGGCCGTATTAATGTATGCCATGGTAAATAGCCGGCCTTTTGTGGATGGCAATAAACGAGCAGCACTAGCCTGTACGATTTTTTTACTTAAAGCTAATGGTTATCAAATCGTATCTTCCCAAGATAACATTGTTGAAGTTATTAAAGGTACAAGCGAAGGTAAGTATCATGTTGACTATTTAGTAAATTGGCTCAAAAGAAATACAGTATTAGTGTAAAAAACTCTTTACAACTTGAGTTTTGGCTGATAAGATGATTTTTGTATTTTGTTTTGGAGGTAAATGAAGTGAGTAAACTTGAGTTGTTGAGAAGTATTGAAAGATTGTCTGAAATAATTCACGATGAAGCTATGGTAAGTCATTTTAGTGAGAAGACTATAGCTGAGATTAGAAGTAAGCTAGATGAGCTTTCAGAAAAATATTTAGAAATGTACTGCAATGCCTAATTACGAATATTGATGTTGGACAAAATATATATGTTGACATAACCCTTGAGATTCTGATATTACATTACAAGTTCCGCAATAGTGATAATAATCCTTAAAAAAGAAATTGACATTGCTGAAAGGTTATGTTAACATATATAAATGTCGCTGCAGTGAGCAACGACATAAAAAAACTGTTGACACAGTGGAGAAAGCTGTGATAACATATAAAAGCTGTTAACGCGCAGATAACTGCGAAGTAGGTTAACATGTTCCTTGAAA
Encoded proteins:
- a CDS encoding TIGR01212 family radical SAM protein (This family includes YhcC from E. coli K-12, an uncharacterized radical SAM protein.): MRYNVYSDHLKKRYGEKVYKLPISLPVTCPNRDGTCGLNGCVFCGEIGAGYENLPATMTVSTQIAANKAHIGPKYKATKYIPYFQNFSNTYLPLVQLEQYLLEACQEDIVGIAIATRPDCINDRYLEMIAGVATKNNVDISVELGLQTVNYHTLQKIQRGHGLGEFIDAVLRLKKYNIEICTHLILNLPWDNMTDVVENAKVLSALSVNQVKLHALYIVKGTMMADWYKQELFRIISKEEYIERVVEFLEHLHPDIVVQRLIGRAPEKNTLFTNWQTGWWKIRDAIEHLLEEKDTYQGKKCNYLNGNAVQKFL
- a CDS encoding AbrB/MazE/SpoVT family DNA-binding domain-containing protein, encoding MEVRKIFKAGNSCVVSLPANMLKTLGLKDGSHLTIEVNREQRAIILKPVIVKNSGMSIEFVRLVDKLMVEYEYALRRLAE
- a CDS encoding type II toxin-antitoxin system death-on-curing family toxin, with translation MIRYLNLEEVIYIYSEIIERTGGQAGIAEEKVLENVLEKPMVQFEGEEIYPDIFTKTAVLMYAMVNSRPFVDGNKRAALACTIFLLKANGYQIVSSQDNIVEVIKGTSEGKYHVDYLVNWLKRNTVLV